Proteins from a genomic interval of Oxyura jamaicensis isolate SHBP4307 breed ruddy duck chromosome 10, BPBGC_Ojam_1.0, whole genome shotgun sequence:
- the LOC118172198 gene encoding uncharacterized protein LOC118172198: MLPGWMQAIKARMGKAGACLAGCTARARWCKEYGPGARGRAVHIHPQRNASPCSREAPERNIAEPIPNLIWFGLGLDKVPALLKERGGELGACPARRKYELNAAPKRRQARGIKETSQLLPVENPFQQLRRWMEGARPPRSSPRYHRKPPGPVERPLGKGMLQARCTFGGSLLYPGRFPARVPGCHHLHTPQGSWQGAIPRAGSRGIRTAPSSPTSAAARGQSLRETLLPTEAKGEGASEELRQLLVACCLHSACSEPALAIAANLIACDERETLCRNRGKLPPRHGLEHNERGCKEMLGSGRDGGLINTGCVYISLVWVLCLALHRVPAPNSKENLSCWWWLLKNISGREISPARQAGLHL; this comes from the exons ATGCTGCCTGGCTGGATGCAAGCAATTAAAGCGAGAATGGGGAAGGCTGGAGCCTGCCTGGCTGGCTGCACGGCGCGGGCACGGTGGTGCAAGGAGTACGGCCCCGGTGCCCGTGGCCGAGCCGTTCACATCCATCCCCAGCGCAATGCGTCACCTTGCTCAAGGGAAGCTCCGGAGAGAAATATTGCTGAGCCCATCCCGAATC tCATCTGGTTCGGATTAGGACTGGATAAGGTCCCGGCTCTGCTCAAGGAACGAGGAGGGGAGCTTGGAGCTTGTCCTGCTCGTCGCAAGTATGAGCTGAACGCGGCGCCCAAACGCAGACAGGCGAGGGGAATCAAAGAGACCTCGCAGCTCCTCCCGGTGGAAAAccccttccagcagctcaggaggTGGATGGAGGGAGCCCGTCCACCTCGGAGCAGCCCCAGATATCACAGAAAACCACCAGGACCGGTAGAAAGGCCCCTTGGCAAGGGGATGCTGCAGGCGAGGTGCACGTTTGGGGGTTCCCTGCTGTACCCTGGGAGGTTCCCAGCTCGTGTCCCTGGCTGCCATCACCTCCACACCCCACAAGGCTCATGGCAAGGCGCCATCCCTCGGGCAGGGTCCAGGGGCATCCGCACAGCCCCCTCCTCACCCACCTCTGCGGCTGCCCGGGGGCAGAGCCTCAGGGAAACGCTGCTCCCAACAGAAGCCAAGGGAGAGGGAGCCTCCGAAGAGCTCCGGCAGCTTCTTGTGGCTTGTTGTTTACATAGCGCCTGCTCCGAGCCGGCTCTTGCCATAGCTGCTAATTTGATAGCATGTGATGAACGGGAAACGCTGTGCAGAAACAGGGGAAAACTGCCACCGCGTCACGGGCTGGAGCACAACGAGAGAGGGTGCAAAGAAATGCTGGGATCTGGGCGAGACGGAGGGCTAATAAATACTGGATGTGTGTACATATCCCTAGTATGGGTGCTCTGCTTGGCCCTGCACCGTGTGCCGGCaccaaacagcaaagaaaacttgTCTTGTTGGTGGtggcttttgaaaaatatctcGGGGAGAGAGATTTCTCCAGCAAGACAAGCTGGTCTCCACCTTTGA